The nucleotide window CGATCTTGGCATAGGCCCCCGCGCCGCCGGAATTCTTCGAGACGACAAGCTCGATGCCGTGCTGCTGCATGAGGGCGATGTCGCCGTCGAGGGCAAATGGGCCGCGGTCCACCACGACGGTGCAATCAGGCAGCGGCAGCGCCTCTGGCGGATCGACGAGCCGGAGCAGGTAATGGTGCTGCGGCTGCTCCGCGAAATCCATAAGATGCATGCGGCCCACGGCGAGCATCACGCGGCGGCGCGGGCCTGCGAGGGCGCGGCCCGCCCTGGCGATGTCCGGCACATGGGTCCAGCGGTCGCCCTCTTCCGCCTGCCAAGGCGCGCGGGTGAGCGCGATCAGCGGCACACCGGTCTGCGCGCAAGCGGCCACGGCGTTGCCGCTCATCCGGGCGGCAAAGGGGTGGGTGGCGTCGATGACATGGGTGATGCGGTTTTCCGCGATGTAACGCGCCAGCCCCTCCGCCCCGCCGAATCCCCCGACCCGCAGCGGCAAAGCCTGTGCCGCCGGGCTCGCCACGCGCCCTGCCATGGAGATCGTGCCGTTCACCCCGGCCTCGGCAAGGGCGCGGCCAAGGCGGGTGCCCTCGGTGGTGCCGCCCAGCACGAGAAGGTTGGTCATGTCTGAGGCTCCGTGGCTGACCATCGTCGGTGTCGGAGAGGATGGCCCGGACGGGCTGTGCGCTGCAAGCCGAAGCGCGCTGGATGCCGCAGAGGTGGTCATGGGACCGCCCCGCCATCTTGCGCTGCTGCCCGAGGGCGGCGCGGAACGCATCGCATGGCCTGTGCCCTTTGCCGACGGGGTGGAGCAGTTGCTTGGCCTGCGCGGCCGGCAGGTTGTGGCGCTGGCCTCGGGCGATCCGTTCTGGTTCGGCGCGGGCGCGGTGCTGGCGCGCAGGCTGTCGCCCGGAGACTGGCGCGCTCTGCCCGGGCGATCCTGTTTCGCGCTGGCCGCCGCCCGGCTGGGCTGGCCGCTCGAGGACACCGTCTGTCTCGGGCTGCACGCCGCACCGCTGGCACGGATGCGCCCGGTCCTGGCGCCGGGGCGCAGGATGCTGGTGCTGCTGCGCGACGGCGCCGCGGTGGCGCAGCTTGCGGGATACCTCGCGCAGGAAGGGTTCGGCGCGTCGGACCTGCACATCATGGAACGCCTCGGCGGTCCGTCCGAGCGTCTTACACGCCAGCGCGCCGATGCGGGTGCCGGATCGCACGAGGCGCCGGTCTGTGTCGGCGTCGAGGTGGCCGGCAAGGGCCGGGTGCTGCCGCTCGCCTCGGGACGGGCGGATGACTGGTTCGACAATGACGGCCAGATCACCAGGCGCCCGGTGCGCGCGCTGACCCTTTCGGCGCTGGCGCCCCGGCCCTTCGAGCATCTGTGGGACATCGGCGGTGGCTCGGGGTCCATCGCCATCGAATGGCTGCTGTCCGATGTCTCGCTGACGGCCACCACCATCGAGCCGCGCCCCGACAGGGCTGCGCGCATCACCGCCAACGCCGCGAGGCTTGGAGTCGAACGGCTGCGCGTGGTGCCCGGCTCGGCGCCCGAGGCGCTAAAGGGGCTGGAGACGCCGCAGGCGGTCTTCGTCGGCGGCGGGCTGGATGCGGCCCTGCTCGGCTGGCTGACCACCCACCTCCCACGCGGCACGCGGATCGTTGCCAACGCGGTGACGCTGGAAACCGAAGCGCTGCTGATCGCGGCCCAGGCGGCGCATGGCGGTGATCTGCTGCGGGTGCAGCTGTCGGAAACGCGCGCGCTCGGCTCGAAACGTGGTTGGCAGACCGCCTTCCCGATCCTGCAATGGAGCGCCGTGCCATGATCGTCGCGGGGTTCGGATTTCGCACCAGCGCGGGACCGGAGAGCCTGCGCGACGCCCTCGCCCGCGCGGGCCAGCGTCCGCAGCGGATCGCCACCGCCGAGGACAAGGCCACATCCCGCGCCTTCATCGACTTTGCCCAAGCCGAGGCGCTGCCCGCCCAGGCGATCCCCCCCGACGCGTTGACGGCCCAGGTCACGCTGACCGCCTCGTCCCGCGTGCTGGCAGAACGCGGCACCGGCTCGGTGGCCGAGGCCGCCGCCCTGGCTGCCGCAGGCCCCGGTGCGCGGCTCCTGGGGCCGCGGGTCTTTTCATCCGACCGCATGGCGAGCTGCGCGCTCGCCCTGCAAGATCTCGAAGGACAGGACACATGACCGTTCACTTCATCGGCGCCGGTCCCGGCGCGCCCGACCTGCTGACCCTGCGCGGCCGCGACATCATCGCCTCGTGTCCGGTCTGCCTCTACGCCGGGTCGCTGGTGCCCGAGGCGATCCTTGCCCATTGCCCGCCCGGTGCGCGCATCGTCAACACCGCGCCGCTGAGCCTCGACGAGATCATCGACGAGATCCGCGCGGCCCATGACGGGGGTCAGGACGTGGCCCGGCTGCATTCAGGCGATCTTTCGGTCTGGTCCGC belongs to Salipiger profundus and includes:
- a CDS encoding cobalamin biosynthesis protein, encoding MIVAGFGFRTSAGPESLRDALARAGQRPQRIATAEDKATSRAFIDFAQAEALPAQAIPPDALTAQVTLTASSRVLAERGTGSVAEAAALAAAGPGARLLGPRVFSSDRMASCALALQDLEGQDT
- the cbiE gene encoding precorrin-6y C5,15-methyltransferase (decarboxylating) subunit CbiE codes for the protein MSEAPWLTIVGVGEDGPDGLCAASRSALDAAEVVMGPPRHLALLPEGGAERIAWPVPFADGVEQLLGLRGRQVVALASGDPFWFGAGAVLARRLSPGDWRALPGRSCFALAAARLGWPLEDTVCLGLHAAPLARMRPVLAPGRRMLVLLRDGAAVAQLAGYLAQEGFGASDLHIMERLGGPSERLTRQRADAGAGSHEAPVCVGVEVAGKGRVLPLASGRADDWFDNDGQITRRPVRALTLSALAPRPFEHLWDIGGGSGSIAIEWLLSDVSLTATTIEPRPDRAARITANAARLGVERLRVVPGSAPEALKGLETPQAVFVGGGLDAALLGWLTTHLPRGTRIVANAVTLETEALLIAAQAAHGGDLLRVQLSETRALGSKRGWQTAFPILQWSAVP
- a CDS encoding cobalt-precorrin-6A reductase, which produces MTNLLVLGGTTEGTRLGRALAEAGVNGTISMAGRVASPAAQALPLRVGGFGGAEGLARYIAENRITHVIDATHPFAARMSGNAVAACAQTGVPLIALTRAPWQAEEGDRWTHVPDIARAGRALAGPRRRVMLAVGRMHLMDFAEQPQHHYLLRLVDPPEALPLPDCTVVVDRGPFALDGDIALMQQHGIELVVSKNSGGAGAYAKIEAARRLGLPVLMIDRPQMPPRHETHEIAQVMEWLAHAGTDLGV